The proteins below come from a single Vitis vinifera cultivar Pinot Noir 40024 chromosome 9, ASM3070453v1 genomic window:
- the LOC100257093 gene encoding probable disease resistance protein At5g63020 produces MGNLFSVSISMQDSLPGCKGGTALRAKYICEFEENIKALKEALEDLKDFRNDMKRKVEMGEGQPMEQLDQVQRWFSRAEAMELEVDQLIRDGTRETQKFCLGGCCSKNCLSSYKLGRKLVKKADDVATLRSTRLFDGLADRLPPPAVDERPSEPTVGFESTIDEVWSCLREEQVQIIGLYGMGGVGKTTLMTQVNNEFLKTIHQFDIVIWVVVSRDPNPEKVQDEIWKKVGFCDDKWKSKSQDEKAISIFRILGKKKFVLFLDDVWERFDLLKVGIPLPNQQNNSKLVFTTRSEEVCGRMGAHRRIKVECLAWKQAWDLFQNMVGEDTLNSHPEIPQLAETIVKECLGLPLALVTTGRTMACKKAPQEWKFAIKMLQSSSSSFPGMRDEVFSLLKFSYDNLPSDTARSCFLYCSLYPEDNDIFKEDLIDCWICEGFLDEFDDRDGARNQGFDIIGSLIRACLLEESREYFVKMHDVIRDMALWIACECGRVKDKFLVQAGAGLTELPEIGKWKGVERMSLMSNHIEKLTQVPTCPNLLTLFLNNNSLEVITDGFFQLMPRLQVLNLSWSRVSELPTEIFRLVSLRYLDLSWTCISHLPNEFKNLVNLKYLNLDYTQQLGIIPRHVVSSMSRLQVLKMFHCGFYGVGEDNVLSDGNEALVNELECLNNLCDLNITIRSASALQRCLCSEKIEGCTQDLFLQFFNGLNSLDISFLENMKRLDTLHISDCATLADLNINGTDEGQEILTSDNYLDNSKITSLKNFHSLRSVRIERCLMLKDLTWLVFAPNLVNLWIVFCRNIEQVIDSGKWVEAAEGRNMSPFAKLEDLILIDLPKLKSIYRNTLAFPCLKEVRVHCCPKLKKLPLNSNSAKGRGMVIYGEKDWRNELEWEDEAAHNAFLPCFRSW; encoded by the coding sequence ATGGGTAACCTGTTCTCAGTCTCAATCTCGATGCAGGACTCACTTCCAGGGTGCAAGGGTGGTACAGCTTTGCGAGCAAAGTATATTTGtgaatttgaagaaaacatTAAGGCTTTGAAGGAGGCCTTAGAAGATCTAAAGGACTTCAGAAATGATATGAAGAGAAAGGTTGAAATGGGTGAGGGACAACCAATGGAACAGTTGGATCAGGTGCAGAGGTGGTTCTCAAGGGCAGAAGCTATGGAATTAGAAGTCGATCAGCTGATCAGAGATGGGACTCGTGAAACACAAAAGTTTTGCCTTGGAGGTTGTTGCTCCAAGAATTGTCTGTCTAGCTACAAGTTGGGGAGGAAACTGGTGAAAAAGGCCGATGATGTAGCCACTCTAAGGAGCACCAGACTTTTTGATGGGTTGGCTGATAGGTTACCTCCACCTGCAGTGGATGAAAGACCTAGCGAGCCCACTGTGGGCTTCGAATCTACTATTGATGAGGTCTGGAGCTGCTTGAGAGAAGAACAAGTGCAAATTATTGGCTTGTATGGGATGGGAGGCGTTGGGAAGACCACCCTCATGACCCAAGTCAACAACGAGTTCCTTAAAACTATTCATCAATTTGACATAGTGATTTGGGTTGTGGTTTCCAGAGACCCAAATCCCGAAAAGGTTCAGGATGAAATTTGGAAGAAGGTAGGGTTTTGCGATGATAAATGGAAAAGCAAAAGCCAAGATGAGAAAGCCATTAGCATATTCAGGATCCTGGGCAAgaaaaagtttgttttgttcTTGGATGATGTATGGGAGCGGTTTGATCTCTTAAAGGTGGGGATTCCACTGCCAAACCAACAAAATAATTCCAAGCTTGTATTTACGACACGATCTGAAGAGGTTTGTGGCCGCATGGGAGCTCACAGGCGAATAAAAGTTGAGTGTTTGGCATGGAAGCAAGCCTGGGACTTGTTTCAAAACATGGTAGGAGAAGATACCCTTAATTCTCATCCTGAAATACCTCAGCTAGCTGAAACTATTGTGAAGGAGTGTCTCGGATTGCCACTAGCACTTGTTACCACAGGTCGGACCATGGCTTGCAAGAAAGCACCTCAAGAATGGAAATTTGCAATTAAAATGTTACAAAGTTCATCCTCAAGTTTTCCAGGTATGCGAGACGAGGTGTTTTCACTTTTGAAATTCAGTTATGACAATTTACCCAGTGACACAGCTAGATCTTGCTTCTTATATTGTTCTTTATACCCAGAAGACAATGACATCTTCAAAGAAGACTTAATCGACTGTTGGATTTGTGAGGGATTTTTAGATGAATTTGATGACAGGGATGGAGCTCGAAACCAAGGTTTTGACATTATTGGTTCCCTTATTCGCGCATGCCTCTTAGAGGAGAGTAGAGAATATTTTGTGaaaatgcatgatgtgatcCGTGATATGGCATTATGGATAGCTTGCGAATGTGGGAGAGTTAAGGATAAATTTTTGGTTCAAGCAGGTGCTGGTTTGACTGAGTTACCTGAGATTGGAAAATGGAAAGGAGTTGAGAGGATGTCATTGATGAGCAACCATATCGAGAAATTAACACAAGTTCCTACATGCCCGAATCTCTTGACCTTGTTTCTCAATAATAACAGCTTGGAGGTGATCACTGATGGCTTCTTCCAACTCATGCCTCGGCTTCAAGTTTTGAACCTGTCATGGAGCAGAGTAAGTGAACTACCCACTGAAATATTTAGATTGGTTTCGCTACGATATCTTGACCTCTCATGGACATGCATATCACATTTGCCAAATGAGTTTAAGAACTtggtgaatttgaaatatttgaacttGGATTATACACAACAACTTGGTATAATTCCAAGGCACGTAGTATCAAGTATGTCAAGGCTGCAAGTGCTGAAAATGTTTCACTGTGGTTTCTATGGAGTCGGTGAAGATAATGTATTGTCTGATGGGAATGAAGCCTTGGTGAACGAATTGGAGTGTTTGAACAACTTGTGTGATTTAAATATCACCATAAGAAGTGCCTCTGCTCTCCAAAGGTGTTTATGCTCTGAAAAGATAGAGGGCTGCACCCAAGATTTATTCCTCCAGTTTTTCAATGGTTTGAACTCTCTTGACATATCATTTCTAGAAAATATGAAGCGGCTTGATACGCTTCACATCAGTGATTGTGCTACTTTAGCAGATTTGAACATCAATGGGACAGATGAAGGACAGGAGATACTAACATCTGACAATTATCTTGATAACTCAAAGATCACCAGCTTGAAAAACTTTCACAGTCTCCGCTCTGTACGAATCGAAAGGTGCCTGATGTTGAAGGACCTAACATGGCTAGTTTTTGCTCCAAACCTTGTCAATCTTTGGATTGTATTTTGCCGTAACATTGAGCAAGTTATAGACAGTGGTAAATGGGTTGAAGCTGCAGAGGGAAGAAACATGAGTCCATTCGCTAAACTTGAAGACcttattttgattgatttacCAAAATTGAAGAGCATCTATAGAAACACCCTGGCATTCCCTTGCTTGAAAGAAGTCCGAGTGCATTGTTGCCCCAAGTTGAAGAAGCTGCCACTCAATTCCAATAGTGCTAAGGGACGTGGAATGGTGATTTATGGAGAAAAGGACTGGAGAAATGAGCTGGAATGGGAGGATGAAGCCGCTCacaatgcttttcttccttgCTTTAGATCCTGGTGA